The genomic segment GGTTCAAACACCTGGCGGCGAAAAGAGCTTTGAGGTAATATCCATAGAATACACTCAGGGCGACGACTAGCCCTAAATCTTCAAATTTTGCTGTTAAGGGCAGTTTCTACAGATTCGATATCATCAGCCTCCACTAACAGCGTTTTATGCCTGGATTTCAGCCCTGAGATTACCTGTATTTTTGATTTTGGCACTTTCAGAAAGTCGCTGACAATTTTAATCAGCGCTTCATTGGCCTTATTGTTTTCAGGTGCAGCCGTCACCTTAACCTGAAGCACTTGGTCCTTAAAGCCGATAACGGCATTAGTTGATGCTTTTGGGGTTAATTTTACGCTTATTAGCATTTTACCTTAACCGCAGCTTCCTTGAGGTACAAAGGTGACAGTGGGCGCTCGTCCGTTATATTAACTGCATTATGCAAGACTTCGGCAGTAATCTTTTGCTCAACAATGCTGACAGGACCTGTCTCACAAAAACCGTCGGCTTTATTGGTTATAACTAGTTTAATATTTTTGGCTTTGGCGATATCAACGATTTGCTCGGCTGTGCCAACCTGAGGCGACAGAGATTTTTGAGCGTCTTGAAAGTAGTAATCGTTCCTTTTTGTGTCTAGAGCAATAATCGCATTATCCGGCTCGCTTGTATGTTTATAAGATGCATAAACCGCCTCAAAGGACGTTATGCCGCAAAGCCGTATGCTGGGGCAGGCTGCGGCAATGCCATACGCTGTGCTTATACCCGCACGAATGCCTGTGAAAGACCCTGGCCCAATCGTCGTTATGCAGGTGGCAACGTCTTTCATCGTTACGCCCGCGTCCTTAAGGGCATTGGCAATCATAAAGGCCAAAATCGATGCGGCGTCAAAGTGATTCTCATGCTCTTGTAAGGCCAGCACACGCCTATTCTCGTCGGACACGGCAACAGAAATTCTGTCCAGACAGCAATCAAAAGATAATATAAACATAACCGCCACGATTACAGCTTACGCAGGGATTAATATCTGGAAATCTTAAGGAAATAAATATAATGTTGCGGAGTATCAGCAGTACCAGAAAGCCAAAATGAAAATCTCCGACCAGGACGCTTTAAAGATCTCCGAGCTGGCTAAGATCAAAATACTACCCAACGAGATCCCAAAAGTGGCATCCGAATTGGAGCATATCCTTGAGTTTGTTGAGCAACTTAACGAAATAGACTGCGGTGGGATTGAGCCTTTGTCCACTGTAACGGTTGACCAGGCTTATGAGCGCGAAGACACCGTTAATGATAACAGTTGCGCGGCCGATATTGTGGATAATGCGCCAGAGCAATCTTCCAGCATGTTTTCCGTGCCTAAAATAGTGGAATAAGCATGGATAATCTTACAGAGCTTACATTATCCGAAGCACGTGATCTTCTAAAGGCCAAAAAGATTTCGGCCACTGAGCTAACCGCCGCTTTTTTAAAGCGGATCGAAGCGAAATCCCGCTGGAATGCCTTTATAACGGTGACTGGCGATCTGGCTTTGGCCCAAGCAAAGCAGTCCGATGCAAGGTTGGCCCGAGGAGAAGCCAGAGCGCTGGAAGGCCTGCCGATTGCACATAAGGACCTTTTTTGTACAAAAGGCGTTCGAACTACGGCAGGCTCACGTATGCTTGAGAATTTCATCCCCCCCTATGAATCTGGCGTCACGCAGCGACTGAAAGACAGCGGCACCGTTATGTTGGGTAAAACCAATATGGATGAGTTTGCTATGGGCTCGGCCAACATAAACAGTTACTTCGGCAATGTTATAAACCCCTGGAAGGCCAAAGATAACCTCGCGCAAGACTTGGTCCCTGGCG from the Holosporales bacterium genome contains:
- a CDS encoding DUF167 domain-containing protein; amino-acid sequence: MLISVKLTPKASTNAVIGFKDQVLQVKVTAAPENNKANEALIKIVSDFLKVPKSKIQVISGLKSRHKTLLVEADDIESVETALNSKI
- the tsaB gene encoding tRNA (adenosine(37)-N6)-threonylcarbamoyltransferase complex dimerization subunit type 1 TsaB, with translation MFILSFDCCLDRISVAVSDENRRVLALQEHENHFDAASILAFMIANALKDAGVTMKDVATCITTIGPGSFTGIRAGISTAYGIAAACPSIRLCGITSFEAVYASYKHTSEPDNAIIALDTKRNDYYFQDAQKSLSPQVGTAEQIVDIAKAKNIKLVITNKADGFCETGPVSIVEQKITAEVLHNAVNITDERPLSPLYLKEAAVKVKC
- the gatC gene encoding Asp-tRNA(Asn)/Glu-tRNA(Gln) amidotransferase subunit GatC, translated to MKISDQDALKISELAKIKILPNEIPKVASELEHILEFVEQLNEIDCGGIEPLSTVTVDQAYEREDTVNDNSCAADIVDNAPEQSSSMFSVPKIVE